The Biomphalaria glabrata chromosome 15, xgBioGlab47.1, whole genome shotgun sequence region ggcagacagagaaagcgacaggaagacaacataaaagaatgggcgggcctgccattgaaagaggttctaaggcaaaagacaaagaggaatggaaaaagacggtcgacaaatcttgcatcttgtcccaacggtccaacagactaatggataggtAAAGGTTAGAAAGACATTAGTACTCATTTCGTATTAAATAGTTAATTGTTACGATTGTTTGTACCACATAGTTAGTTATTACTATATTCCAGTCTTTAACACTTCTTCATACCAAAATATGAACTACTGAGACTCAGTCGAACCGGAACCCTTGCCAGGGAGTACGCGACGATTTGGTGCAGCCATTCTGGCGCATCCCGTTTGACAAAAGCCGCTAATCCAATGAAGGCAGATCAACTAATGCACTTCTTCTTTTAAGTAGGTTGCGTCCCTTGGAAcgaatttaattatttactaGAAGCTTCTCGGCCGAGCAGTCTGAACTAAATGGACAtttacgattttttaaaaatatttatgcgAGATATTTCTAGTGTGCGAGGTCACAACTCTTTTCCTCTACATGCCGTACTTAGTGACACAACTTATGACATCAGAGCGGAAACAATGATAACCAGTtcatgaactactggaataattaactagtaggccaccacttgaattatctctctaaaaaaataatcaaattgttCCGCTAGGTGCAAAGTGTTGGGTTAAGGAAAAAGTGTGGGAAACACTGAGTAGATCATCGTATGGGAACAATGAATAAAATCTGTTTATGACAAGTTCACCAGGCGATAACGTCAATCGaatcattaaacaaaaaaaaaccgccAAAAAACTATTGAATGGCGCATCTTACTTGCTTTGTGTTATGCTCAGTAGGCTTGGCTCAAATCTCTATTGTGAATCCTTTGGGAAGGGGGAGAGggcatctgggagaaggttaTCTCGCTCAGCAAACATCTCCAGTTTGGATTTGAACTGAAGCCCCAGTTAAACGTAGTGAAAAGATTAGGCCACTCTTTCCCCTTCCTGTATGGTCgtacaataacaacaacaacaacaacaacaacaacaacaacaacaggcCCATGCCTACAAAAAAGCCAATCTTATGTTCATTAAGCCttgtatacatttttacaatacctctatttcaGTGGtcctcaaactttttttttatccgaGTACCCCTTTAAAACCGGTtttggcataggcaaactaggcagccgcctaggacCACCGATTGGAGGACACATCGCGCAggacaaaagaattttttttaaagaaaaagattttgaaaCATGGATTCAATCTCAAACTCGATGGCTCTAtaagcctagctctaagtctctagtATGATATACGGTTCATACACGAAagtttagatctacttattagactacatatgttagaagaccactGTTTCTtacttttggtgaaatgtcaaaacgttatttctagCCTGGTGATCACGAATCGTCCATGAAGGCGTGATGAAGCACAATGAGTGCGATCGGCGCTATATGAATTTAGCTCATTTGTAGATTGTAGATACAGGGCGGTTTATAATTCATTGCGTATTTTTCAgtcttaatgttttgttttacaattttatcTGGGTccaccctattcacttcgcctagggcctcatTATTCGGTTCGTCTaggggcctccaattacctaaggcaGTACCTGATCCCTTTATATAGTCAACACTTACACACAGACTCCTAGGTGAGAAAACTACATAAATGCTCTAAATACATCTAACCATATACAACAATCTATAATACATGCATTTATTAAAGTTATAACTTTGGTTTAgaatagttatttttaaaaaataataattcgtATTTTCTGATTATATTATCTCAtcctatcttataaaatacagacgttacttcagaaaagaagatgattacgtcctgtgcgtcatgcatttagtccatgttaaccaatgacttaaattctgccaggtcactggttttcctggctagctcaggcaacccattccatgctctaatagcactagggaaaaaggagatCGATTCAATGTTTttagctctttctctccgtaattatttcccacgttccgatggaattattcattttgcccATTTGTGCATCACTGCTCTTTTatgattaaatttaaataaccttttgtatgtaatcaggaaatgttaAATTAGGTACACAATTCTAGAAGAATGCATTCTCTGTTTCTATGtcacaaattaaaatttataaaaccaaaatttaatttaatttaatggggtcaaaacAAGGTTGGTATCTTCAGTTAGGAGAGGAGTAGCTAAGTAAAAACCGCAAATCACCACGAACAACAATGTCTAGTCTGTTTCATCTAAATTGTGATGAGGTTCAGGAGGGGCACTGACTCCACAGTCTACCAAGTAAGAAGACAAGAAAGAAGTCAACAGTGTTTGCAGAATAATCCACAATGCTGgataaaaaattgattttaaaaaagattaaaaatggTATATTTTTTGTGCTATCACCATATATGCTATCATTGTTGGAACATTGGTTTAACTGTCGCATTTGTGGACATTTAACTAAGTTGCTCTTGCATTAGTATGCATTCATCTGTGATTTGTATCTGAGTTTGGACTCAAAAACCTTCCGGGAAAAGAACTTGAAAAtgactctaacgatttttttttagaaatttgacaATTGCTGTAAATCTCTTGTAAAAAATTATTCTGCCACATAGATAAAACTATAATTTGACCGTGgtaagttttcaaaataaaagaaagaaatttaaatttggttacAGATCTGGAAACTATCTATGTTAAACAGACTCTACGTCTTGGGTAGTTCAGAATGTAGGCCTTATTAATtgaacagttttattttttttaaatctaacattcattacaaATAAAGGACAGAATAAtcactctataagttgtataaaggaggtttTAAGtacttttaatgtttttcttgtttttaaatctgttttatTATTTCTGCTACTTGAGATTTTATGATTTCAAGTGTTTAGATAAAGATACCAAATAGCCATTCATCTCCAGCTTTGCATTTCTGGTTTGTCTGGTTAATACCCTCCGATTATACAGATAAGTGTATTGACGTTTTCCGATGAAAGTAATAAATAATACGACTTGTCTACTAGCTCTTCAATCAAGCTTGTCGTTTGGCTAgatgatttattaaaaaatagtaaCTACTGATACTGAGGAATTAGAAGCACATATAtaagaaatgaaattaaaaaaagtgGCCACCCATTTCGACTACTTTGTAAAATCTGGGACTGTTTCTCTTATTTACGCAGAAGACTGCGCGTcattatataactataataataataataataataataacaattgttTCTGTTTATCTATAATGCACCAGCACTTAAAGCACATATAGGATTAAATTCTATGTTAAAAATGTGTTAGTTTTAAAAGAATGGAATCGTTTCGAAAGGACATGTTCTAGAACTCAACAAAATGACAAAATGGAGATTGTCAGCAACTAGAGGCTTAACTTTGCTTTCATCCAATCAAAGCATGTTTTAAGAAAGTCAGGTAAGTCAAGAAAAAATCATATCTGAAACTCAGCTTATTtctcttataataataataataataataataaaataataatggcTTTCACATAATTTGATCAATTAGGATATTCCGTCTGAGGACGGTACTACTGTAGACCTGcaacatcaccagaaaattcctcggtggaaactgataaagagactacaatgaattttgtttctctttaacgaaactcaacCCTGGCAGTTCCGGAGAATGACTACTAGTTCGTTTCTAGCATAATAATAACTCTTAATATCAGTGAAGAAAtgtgttttacaattgtgcattgcaaaaaaaaaaacaaaaacaacaacataattagAGCAAACAATTTGTATGATCGCACACAAAAATAAGTTCGTACCCAAGTTTCTCTTTAACATTGAATGCGACATTTACAACAGCGAGTTGCATTTTGTTCAACGATTTAATTACCAAAGGAACAAAATAGTTCTTATgtctatttttagcggcccccgaaaggggaaaagacgctattagttttgtgtgaaatgtctgtccgtctgtccgtccgtcccgttttgatctcgtaaactagaaaagatagtgaaaatccgacatgacaatattttagaccattcaaagttctgatgcaacggctactttttttttttctgaaagcgaaaaattaaattttttaaatcacttatgcaagcagttttttaaagagaaaaagctataTAGTAGGATATAGTAGTTGGATCCAATTCCCAATGGATATCGAgcttgtaaactgcattttcttcaaatttactttaatttgtaatcaaatgtttttttgattttttttttgaggatttgaggcaaagaaaagaggcctaaggcctaaggattcctatgatgataaagctaaaattgaatagcgcaaattctgaggtttcctaaaaaaaagaggattcgaataagagattgagccttttcaaaacaattacatcaattataagacgtcagttaggccagggaaggcgcggtagctgagcgggttcgaatcctggtgaagactgggattttcaacttcggaattcttaggcgcctctgagtcaacccagctctaatgggtacctgacgttagttggggtgaagtaaaggcggttggtcgttgtgctggctacatgacaccctcgttaaccgcaggccacaaaaacagatgaactttacatcatctgccctatagaccacaaggtctgaaatgggaactaaCTTTgaattcacttgcacctatcctttgatctgctggaccattgggccaccacacaagatctgtcaacctactttctccattcttatcgctcatttgtctttgatataattttatttggaggttctttctgaaaatattgaagcctgcctgggtggaccacttcgggggccgatttcgagtttgtgtttccacacaaactgtctttgttacCTTGTTTTTGATCGGTTTCTTATATCTtatttgtgatggtaaaatgtttaagtcaagaagaccccccccccccgaaaaaaaatcctggctacgcccatgataacgAAGATacctaattatatttatatgcgagctttcatttttgtacacgttatttcttatGCACCCCTaatcggatcaagtggaaactttacacaatgattcattgacatagacaagacatgaatcaataaaaagaaataaaccaTTTAGTCAATAATTACTGGTAAAGAATTCTTTTCTATTGTTTCATACCAATAGGGGAAATAAagccttcagtattcacagatatgtaTGGTTTTGTCCCCTtggataattgtacacgttttttttctcccatacTCATTTTCGCATCCAGTTGATTTAacgatttaattttaaaaattaacaaaccagtcaattgattattggtaattaattattttgtgtgatataaaaagggaaataacttatacATAATAGAGATATAGTTGCAAGCACGGTGTTCTTCCCCTGAGATAAGctttgctatttaaaaaataataatttgtatccGAGTACCCTTCTAAAGCACTGATTGATAGTGACTGTATATCGCTTGGAAAAGAATTGCTCTGTCGTAGGTCACACAGGTAAAACTTTAATTTGACCGTTATCaaagttttcaaagtaaaaaaaagaaataaataaataaatttatgatTGACCACATAGAATTCCTATTTCTATGTTGTGGTGTTTAGAGAGgagtcctatatctgagattaGCCGTGCAGTGGcctccagatcaggcagttctccatgTAGTTTTTCTTCTTTAGGAGTCTTTTGGGGCCAGGGTCTTATTCGGGCCTCTTGAGacgctttgaaggacatggtaaGCATTCTCTGATGAATTTCCACAAGGGTAAGTTTGAACAAGTTTCAAATTTCAGCATTCGAAAATATTATATGTTGCTCATGTAGCTTGTAATAGGCATATCTATTCTGGacatttttctcattttttctgCTATCATTTTCATCAATTCTTTCGGGTTATAGTCACTTTCCCATCTTTGACCAATATATCTActttttcattgccttctaATGGGGTCCTTTGGAGACCAGTTTCCTTGCTTTTGTTGTTGAGGCTTACAAAATCTTTCTGAGTTGTTTGGCATAGGAAGCATCAGAGATTTTCCGGTTTTTAACGGCTGTTTTGGCATCATTTGGGAAGACCATTTGGCTGTTTGGTGTTCTATGGTGATTATTAGTGTGGTAGCTGCTAGTTCAATCTGATAATCTCTATATTACAAGTAACGTTGGAAACGTATGAAAGataataaatacattcaaaGTTACTATTTATATTGagatagaaacacacacacacacacaaaagttatTGGAGATGTTCACgatcaactaaacaatgtcaaggacgataaattgaatgtcaaggacgataaaTTGAATGTCTAAGTTGCCAACTTAATAAAAGTCACAAACAGAATAGATTAACAAATCTGAGTCAGCAGTGCTGAAAATGTGCAAATTAAATTATTCCTAACATCATTAAACCGGATACAGAAGcaagagaaatataaaaaatactttcaaaaaaaaaatagcttataCGAAGCAtgattgtattaattagtttggatgtcatgtaattaaattagtaataaatctagacaaacaataaaaaaaagcatttataggAATAAAAAAATCGACCTGAAATCGAAATCTTGGGTAAAAGCCATCTCAggtttctcaagccaacacggtaaccactctgctagtaaaGAGCTTAAGGTTGTATAGTTATTTCTTGTCTCATTCTATGTCAtgttttctttcccttatagATTTCCTATAGAATATTTAATAGTCAATAGTTAACtgatattgattcttgtgttgtgaggcaaaataaaaataattgtgataaatttaGAGCTTGATCAGAGATTTGGTATgtgagaaataaggtgtacaaaatttttacaagacagacagtgtgagttttGATGTAAGATTTGTTAAAAGATTGCTATTTATAAATGTTCTGCCATGCATGAAACTCTCCAATATTAGTGAATCATTTTGAAATCAcaaaattgtatttcttttgttacAGATTCTCCAGAAATAAAATGAGAATGACTTTCCCCATGTCTCGTAATGCGCAAATGGCACTCTGTTTCTTAGGAGTAATAAATTTCTTCATCTTATCATTGACATCATATCTTGCTCTCAAAAGTTTGCCGTCAGTCAGAACCGTATCAGATGGTGTCCTGAAAGACAGTCAAAGTGATGGGACACAGAATCCAACTACATTTAACCCGATTCTCTGGGCTAAGCTAAACCGGATCTCCCATGAGCTGAATGTATCTGGAGTGGCGACAGACGGGGCGCTCATCTCTGGTGATGCCATCATGTCATTCGTGTACGTCATGCACAACCCAAGGCTCTGTCAGGGCGTTGACGTCGTCGACTTCATTATCATCGTACACAGCGCCCCGGCCAACCTCGAAAGGCGGAAGCGTATACGGGAGAGCTTCGCCAATGAGTCACTGTTTCTGCCTTTTCACGTTCGTGTTGCCTTTCTCCTAGGTCGGACCACGAACCAAACTCTGGATGATCTAGTACGTAAGGAGCATCTCGTGAACAACGACTCCGTCGCTGGTGATTTTATCGACAGCTACCACAACCTGACCTTTAAGGGGGTCATGGGCTACCGTTGGGTCAGCGAGCACTGCCGCAACGCCAAGTTCGTGCTCAAAATAGACGACGACGTCATCGTCAACACGTTTGCGCTTCTGCAGTCATTCTACAAGCACATGAACCGAAAGAGATCCATCTTCTGCAACGTGTGGCAAGCTAACACTATGGAGATTCTGCGCCAAGGCAAGTGGCAGGTGTCAGACCACATCTTCCGCAACCACCACACCTTCCCTTACTCCTACTGCAGCGGTTTTGTTGTCATCCTTACCACGGACTTGATGGCGCCATTGTCCCAGGCGGCAAGACTCACCCCATTCTTTTGGATTGACGACGTGTACCTATTCGGAATGCTGCCCTACGTTGTAGGCGGAGTTACGTTTCACCACTACTGCCTTGACCAATTCCTCAGCCTGCAGGAACAAGTTCTGATGCGCTGTTTAAACACTTCGAACATTGAGTGCTCTGTTTTTGCATCTGTCGTACGTGACAATTCTTTCTGGTTCGTCTGGGATATGATTTTACATAAACACAATAGCATGCCTTGGAGTATAGAAACAGAGCTCGTTGTATGAGGGcgatacatatatataagtaatttatttccattatttcgtttgttaaaataatagtttttatatataataatattgtcATGCTTGATAAGGCATCGCATCCAGCGAAATTGCTATTCCAGGCCAAGATAGGGTTAGATGTTGGTCAGAAAGAGCTTCACATGTAGAACCATATTTcttaatactgtaagatttattgcCTGTTtcctattaaaaagaaaacataaattgattaccactaattaattaattttttatttgattttttattgatcctattttttttaggaacatTCAATGATCATTCGAAGTTTCAACTGAATCCGGTGGATGTCATGCCGTAAAGTGTAATagatctctttatcaataataggctattggtttgtaaccagtttgttattaagttaagagcaatgcctggtcgtgcggttagcatGCTTGACTAgttatctcgacggtcccgggttcataccctggtcgctgccatcccccgtcgtccagcgggaggtttggacaaggaagtaaattatctgtAACTTTgcaggaacatccgaaatacgtaaaacattttacagaaacaaaaacatttctacaacagcaaatgaatctttgaaacattattacttttgacaatcaaaacaaaatcacgtcttgaatatgccttgcgaataggcggatgCAACAGGGATCAGACAGGGGCCGCCTCTGAATTTGTGTGATaatataaactctttttttaatcttgtttaAGATAAGTTTATAGCTCTGATTGATGGAAATCTTGGTAAGGATTTATGGCGCATTGCCctcacaataaaatattttataataccaAGCTGCCACAAAGTCAGTGGGTGAAAACAGGGCCGTCTTTAGtcattggaggccctaggcaaggtgaatttggtggcaaaataaaaaattaaaaccgaaaaaataaaagtatgcaattcattaaaaaaaaaaaacaagggtcTTTTAATATAACTAGCGTAACagatagatttaaatatttcgTAGTAGATACTTTGAGCTACGAGGCTGGTTGCCCTAGAGCCCTGCTATATCTGAGATTCGATAGGTTTCACTACATCACtggtcctgtgcgaggcccccactAATCAGAGACCCTAAAGGACGCTCATGCACTATTTGATGTATAGTTCATATTACCTACTGTAGTCATCTGAAAGACGCAAATATACCAAAGACTTTCTGTAAATGTAGTTAAGTTCAAAACCATATCCCGGGAATCGAACTTATGCGACCGTGAatgatatcccccccccctccctaatCAGCAATACAATTACAGCAGAAGGAAAACTTGTCCTACTTATTGTTGACTTAAAAAGATTGGTTGCAGTAAAGATATACAACACAACACACTCTGTTGTCTCCATATGTTGCATCGAAGTAATCGCCCTTATCTGGAGGAACAGATACATTGAAGATACATTATTGGTTGGTATGTTGTACATTCAGAGGTATTctgcttatttatttttggaaGATGATGTAGAGACACAGTTCAATGAACAGAACGATAGgactgtgtaaaaaaaaaagttaattaaaggggcataaaagaataattataaccacattaaatccatttttatatAGCGCATTTTTCATGCTACAGTTTGTTCTGTGTATGAAGGTCCAAAATCCTTTAAGGCCatggagggggggaggggaatgTAGGAGAAGGTTTCCTTGCTGTCTTTTAGGAAGCTCGACTAGGTACTAGAACTCGAGTTCCTTAGATACACAGATTTACAGTTAGcctttaaataataatagacaGTTTAAATGTATCATTTGGGGCTTATAAAAGTGTTGTAATGTATCAATATTTCATAGATACTACAGTAAAACTTTATAGAAtaggaaatattaaaatatagaccTCACTACCGTTAAATAGAGATATCCCTCATAattttgtaataaacatttGCGATTGATTTAGTCACCGTAACTTCCTCTTTTATGCAATACCTCTATTCCAATTGAACTTCTTGGAACATGGAAGCTGGAGGGTGAGGGGGGAACACGGAAGCggttctcaaaaacggctctaacaattttcctaaaaaatttaacagttgatgtaaatcgctgagaaaataattatcagctcattggccacatggGTAAAACACTagcttgaccgttataatttttcaaagtaaaaaaaataaataaatataattttggctagagaactagagcTAGACCCAGATCAAAAATCGATTTtcaaaggactatcgcgttcttgaaaggactatcgctttcGGGAATTTCAGAATGTAAGGCCTTAAGatttaagagtttaaaaaaattaatgtttaagaaaattgtgcgcatcgtcttcttagtctagatctaaatgcttatcattggactattataaagtgtagtagatctatactttccAGAGGGGGGTGGGGGAATGCGATGGAGTGAATAATGTTCGTTCCATTAATTTTTTGACCTACCATtcattagatctagtaattaagagaaaaacaatttaaaaaaaaagagttacaaaaacagtttgtgtggaaacacaaactcaaaatcggcccccgaagtggtccactcaagcaggtaaaaaggcaagtttcaatattttcagaaagaatagcagaaactatgaactattGACGATCCATAACTATAACCTCCTCAGTCTATACGAAAAGAAGAGGCGTGCtcgtgtcgaaagtgttgcTGATACTGTTGTATTGGTAGTtcgacttgataccacaggatacggagatttattactgttattattattatcttgttaatattaatatgtaGTCATTGGACTAATAGTTATGAATATATAGTGAAATCCTAGGTGTCATTCACAAAGACAGCAccacgaatgaagagattagaaacaggattaatacagcaattggactactcgatgacctgctaattaccgtcaaaaaaatataaactcaaactctatagtcacatcacaaggtccttgGGGCTCGCAaggaccttccttcaaggaacagtaccaggaagaagatgaagaggaaaacgatgggaagacaacatcaaagaatggacagaccTATCAGTGAATGAAACTCTATCAAAGGCAAGGGACagataggaatggagaaagacggttgacatatcttgtgtggtgccccaatggtccatcagactaagggataggtgaatgtgaagttaaatgtgaacctggtctaactgatCTTGTTGAATGAAGTACAAGCTCGATACTTCGCTGACATtgtgtattttaaatttatattttttttatatatatattttaagttgtatatatgaggtattgtctttaaaaaaatgtgtcttttttttaaatataattttcttgtttacattctagtttttattatgtttttttttttcgttaatcGATAAAATCAAGTACGAGCAACAGGGTAGAGGGCGTCATGATTGAACATATAGAAGAAACGCAAGAagctaaaagaataaaagaaagagagagagagagagagatctttaaaacaatgtcaagaactttttatatatttttttcaaagaccaCTGTTGCCAACTATGGAACAAATTATAAATCTGACAGTACAGGAAATGTCTTATACTTTTTACAATACATCGATTGTTAACAGTTTCTTGATTCTGTACAGCAGAAACACTGGTTATTTAAAGTTATCCTCCTTAGATGCAAGCCTCCAGTAAAATAACCATTTTACTTTACATAAAACAAGAATACAAAAGGATTATAAACTCGAAGGCGGTCTCTATCTGTTTCGCCCATGGGTTTGTTGTATTGGCAGGTAAAACGGCAAGTGGTGAAATAGTTGAcacttgtttatgtttgtgcaTCGTCacgagaatgtgttcacaacattgatttagtgtgccaCTGTctgtcagttcatgtgtcgttctagtttaataaagcttTATTTTAGGTTACTC contains the following coding sequences:
- the LOC106071681 gene encoding beta-1,3-galactosyltransferase 1-like; the protein is MRMTFPMSRNAQMALCFLGVINFFILSLTSYLALKSLPSVRTVSDGVLKDSQSDGTQNPTTFNPILWAKLNRISHELNVSGVATDGALISGDAIMSFVYVMHNPRLCQGVDVVDFIIIVHSAPANLERRKRIRESFANESLFLPFHVRVAFLLGRTTNQTLDDLVRKEHLVNNDSVAGDFIDSYHNLTFKGVMGYRWVSEHCRNAKFVLKIDDDVIVNTFALLQSFYKHMNRKRSIFCNVWQANTMEILRQGKWQVSDHIFRNHHTFPYSYCSGFVVILTTDLMAPLSQAARLTPFFWIDDVYLFGMLPYVVGGVTFHHYCLDQFLSLQEQVLMRCLNTSNIECSVFASVVRDNSFWFVWDMILHKHNSMPWSIETELVV